A window of Natrinema versiforme contains these coding sequences:
- a CDS encoding DHH family phosphoesterase gives MTRDSAGDPGADDGDSVVYDLASDCTADDVEQGRYYLAEINGIVDYGVFVDLSDSVSGLVHESVLEGTFAVGDELVVELESVRENGDMAFEPVDIDDYEVEAVGHDYSLTGTDRLEGAIGEQIHLEGTVTQVKQTGGPTIFHVSDEQGVVPCAAFEEAGVRAYPTIEVGDVVRVTGMPEHREGSVQIEVDGLSKLEGEDAAEARERLEDALDARAESHDVEPLIDWPAFEKLRPDLEEVARLLRRTVLEGRPIRVRHHADGDGMCAAVPVQIALQRFIADVHEDEDAPRHLIKRLPAKAPFYEMEDATRDLNFALEDREKHGQQLPLLLMLDNGSTAEDVPAYETLAHYDIPIVTVDHHHPDPDAVEDLLDAHVNPYLHDEDYRITTGMLCVELARMIYPDLGEELRHVPAVAGLSDRSKADAMDDYIELAAEEGYDEDRLQDVSEALDYAAFWLRYNSGDQLIQDLLQVDSDDEQRHRELVDFFADRGREEVDEQLEAAMPHLEHETLENGAHLYRIDVENYAHRFTYPAPGKTTGEIHDRKIEETGDPVITVGYGPDFAVLRSDGVRLDIPNMVSELEAEIAGGGVSGGGHLVVGSIKFVTGKREEVIDALVEKMAEADIDEALSSAAPIDD, from the coding sequence ATGACGCGTGACTCCGCCGGGGACCCCGGCGCAGACGACGGGGATTCCGTCGTCTACGATCTCGCTTCCGATTGTACCGCCGACGATGTCGAGCAAGGCCGCTACTATCTCGCCGAGATCAACGGTATCGTCGACTACGGCGTCTTCGTCGATCTCTCCGACTCCGTCTCCGGACTCGTCCACGAATCCGTCCTCGAGGGCACCTTCGCCGTCGGCGACGAACTCGTCGTCGAACTCGAAAGCGTTCGCGAGAACGGCGACATGGCCTTCGAGCCGGTCGACATCGACGACTACGAGGTCGAAGCGGTCGGCCACGACTACTCGCTGACCGGGACCGACCGACTCGAGGGCGCCATCGGCGAACAGATCCACCTCGAGGGGACGGTCACGCAGGTCAAACAGACCGGCGGCCCGACGATCTTCCACGTCTCCGACGAACAGGGCGTCGTGCCCTGTGCCGCCTTCGAGGAGGCCGGCGTCCGCGCCTATCCCACCATCGAAGTCGGCGACGTCGTCCGGGTCACCGGCATGCCGGAACACCGCGAGGGGTCGGTCCAAATTGAGGTCGACGGCCTCTCGAAACTCGAGGGCGAGGACGCCGCCGAGGCCCGCGAGCGACTCGAGGACGCGCTCGACGCCCGCGCCGAATCCCACGACGTCGAACCGCTGATCGACTGGCCGGCCTTCGAGAAACTCCGCCCGGACTTGGAGGAAGTCGCCCGACTGCTCCGCCGGACGGTCCTCGAGGGGCGGCCGATCCGCGTGCGCCACCACGCCGACGGCGACGGGATGTGTGCCGCCGTCCCCGTCCAGATCGCGCTCCAGCGCTTTATCGCCGACGTCCACGAGGACGAGGACGCGCCGCGCCACCTCATCAAACGGCTGCCCGCGAAAGCGCCGTTCTACGAGATGGAAGACGCTACGCGGGACCTCAATTTCGCGCTCGAGGACCGCGAGAAACACGGCCAGCAGCTCCCACTCCTGCTGATGCTCGACAACGGCTCGACGGCCGAGGACGTCCCGGCCTACGAGACGCTGGCCCACTACGACATCCCGATCGTTACGGTCGACCACCACCACCCCGACCCGGACGCGGTCGAGGACCTGCTCGACGCCCACGTCAATCCCTACCTCCACGACGAGGACTACCGGATCACGACCGGGATGCTCTGTGTCGAGCTCGCGCGGATGATCTACCCAGATCTGGGCGAGGAACTCCGCCACGTCCCCGCCGTCGCCGGCCTCTCGGACCGCTCGAAGGCCGACGCGATGGACGACTACATCGAGCTCGCCGCCGAGGAGGGCTACGACGAGGACCGGCTGCAAGACGTCAGCGAGGCGCTGGACTACGCCGCCTTCTGGCTGCGCTACAACTCCGGCGACCAGCTGATTCAGGACCTGCTGCAGGTCGACAGCGACGACGAACAGCGCCACCGCGAACTCGTGGACTTCTTCGCCGACCGCGGACGCGAGGAAGTCGACGAGCAACTCGAGGCCGCGATGCCCCACCTCGAACACGAGACCCTCGAGAACGGCGCTCACCTCTACCGGATCGACGTCGAGAACTACGCCCACCGGTTTACCTACCCCGCGCCGGGGAAGACCACCGGCGAGATCCACGATCGCAAGATCGAGGAGACCGGCGACCCGGTCATCACGGTCGGCTACGGTCCGGACTTCGCCGTGCTCCGCAGTGACGGCGTCCGACTGGACATCCCGAACATGGTCTCCGAACTCGAGGCCGAAATCGCGGGCGGCGGCGTCTCCGGCGGCGGGCACCTCGTCGTCGGCTCGATCAAGTTCGTCACCGGCAAGCGCGAGGAAGTGATCGACGCCCTCGTCGAGAAGATGGCCGAGGCCGACATCGACGAAGCGCTCTCGAGTGCGGCCCCGATCGACGACTAA